The Tripterygium wilfordii isolate XIE 37 chromosome 17, ASM1340144v1, whole genome shotgun sequence genome has a window encoding:
- the LOC119982996 gene encoding 60S ribosomal protein L37a-like, with protein MTNGVRFCFSLDCPRVSASLSPLQSYPTMTKRTKKAGIVGKYGTRYGASLRKQIKKMEVSQHSKFFCEFCGKYAVKRKAVGIWGCKDCGKVKAGGAYTLNTASAVTVRSTIRRLREQTES; from the exons ATGACGAACGGGGTGAGGTTTTGTTTCAGTCTCGACTGCCCTAGGGTTTCTGCTTCTCTTTCGCCGCTTCAGAGTTATCCGACAATG ACGAAGAGAACCAAGAAGGCTGGAATTGTCGGCAAGTATG GCACTCGTTATGGTGCTAGTCTGAGGAAGCAGATTAAGAAGATGGAGGTTAGTCAGCACAGCAAGTTCTTCTGTGAGTTCTGCGGGAAG TACGCGGTGAAAAGAAAAGCTGTTGGAATATGGGGATGCAAAGACTGCGGCAAAGTGAAGGCTGGTGGTGCTTATACTTTGAA CACTGCAAGTGCTGTTACTGTAAGGAGTACCATCAGGAGGCTGAGGGAGCAGACAGAGAGTTAA
- the LOC119982857 gene encoding uncharacterized protein LOC119982857, producing MHQKKSEIQIGKESIGVSSDFNPIPQQSSTADSSSTAPPFKAPAAPPQILIVNDEIAPSPSASTTPTPYKRPLLTNHHHRSSLSKSPTIYRFSAPEKQTPPSASLFSVSLAAKSAAFRILRRVRHLRVHLRLVLLLSLPFFYFLVSHPSHSFLLDFLSAFAFSAALLFSLNLAVPRLPSIRLFLSRSLPFPIKLTSASSAISSRSHLPVFWSIGSRPKQDKRLDSGCFVQVYSNGDVYEGEFHKGKCSGSGVYYYYLSGRFEGDWVDAKYDGYGVETWARGSRYRGQYRQGLRHGYGVYRFYTGDLYAGEWSNGQSHGCGVHTCEDGSRYVGEFKWGVKHGLGHYHFRNGDTYAGEYFADKMHGFGVYRFANGHRYEGAWHEGRRQGLGMYTFRNGETQSGHWQNGILDVPSTQNTSHPVSPVAVYHSKVLNAVQEARRAAEKAYDVTKVDERVNRAVAAANRAANAARVAAVKAVQNMHQTTSDENIPIPIM from the exons ATGCATCAGAAGAAATCAGAAATCCAAATCGGAAAAGAAAGCATCGGCGTCTCTTCCGATTTCAATCCAATTCCTCAACAATCCTCCACCGCAGATTCTTCTTCTACTGCGCCGCCGTTCAAGGCACCGGCGGCACCTCCTCAGATTTTGATTGTTAATGACGAGATTGCCCCTTCCCCTTCGGCTTCGACGACCCCGACCCCTTACAAGCGGCCTCTTTTGACCAATCATCACCACCGGTCATCGCTTTCGAAATCGCCGACTATTTATCGATTCTCAGCTCCGGAGAAGCAGACGCCACCTTCGGCTTCGTTATTCTCGGTCTCCCTTGCCGCGAAATCTGCCGCGTTTAGGATACTCCGCCGCGTGCGGCATCTCCGGGTCCACCTCAGACTCGTGCTCCTACTCTCCCTTccattcttttattttcttgtctcTCATCCTTCCCACTCTTTTCTCCTTGATTTCCTCTCGGCCTTCGCCTTCTCTGCAGCTCTCTTGTTCTCTTTGAATCTAGCTGTTCCCCGCCTGCCCTCGATTCGGTTATTCCTCTCCCGTTCCTTACCTTTTCCTATTAAACTCACTTCTGCCTCTTCAGCGATATCGTCGAGGTCGCATTTGCCCGTGTTTTGGTCAATTGGATCAAGGCCGAAACAGGATAAGAGATTGGATTCCGGGTGCTTTGTGCAGGTTTACAGCAACGGGGACGTGTACGAAGGGGAATTCCACAAGGGGAAGTGCTCCGGAAGCGGCGTGTATTATTACTACTTGAGTGGAAGGTTCGAGGGCGACTGGGTTGATGCTAAGTACGACGGATATGGGGTGGAAACGTGGGCGAGGGGTAGCCGGTATCGGGGGCAATACAGACAGGGGCTTAGGCATGGATACGGTGTTTATAGATTCTATACAGGGGATTTGTATGCAGGGGAGTGGTCTAATGGGCAGAGCCACGGGTGTGGAGTGCATACATGTGAAGATGGAAGCCGGTATGTTGGGGAGTTCAAATGGGGTGTTAAACACGGTCTTGGCCACTACCATTTTAG GAATGGAGATACCTATGCTGGAGAATATTTTGCTGATAAGATGCATGGTTTTGGGGTCTATCGCTTTGCAAATGGGCATAGGTATGAAGGAGCTTGGCATGAAGGTAGAAGGCAAGGACTGGGGATGTATACATTCAGAAATGGGGAAACCCAATCCGGTCACTGGCAAAATGGAATTCTTGATGTCCCGAGTACACAAAACACCAGTCATCCTGTATCTCCTGTTGCTGTTTATCATTCCAAAGTACTCAATGCAGTTCAG GAAGCGCGTCGAGCTGCGGAGAAAGCTTATGATGTGACCAAAGTCGATGAAAGGGTTAACAGGGCAGTGGCAGCTGCAAACCGGGCAGCTAATGCAGCTAGAGTAGCAGCAGTTAAAGCAGTTCAAAACATGCATCAAACTACTAGCGATGAAAACATTCCAATTCCTATTATGTGA
- the LOC119982600 gene encoding putative casein kinase II subunit beta-4, translating to MYRDRGGGVGRSAKSEIVGGRGPLDRKRIVNDALDKHLEKSSPSTSRGINTKDKERSLVTSTSTGKAQLDHRDSRSASLAKNKGSDEESETDSEESDVSGSDGDDTAWISWFCNLRGNEFFCEVDDEYIQDDFNLCGLSSQVPYYDYALDLILDVESSHGDMFTEEQNELVESAAEMLYGLIHVRYILTTKGMTAMLEKYKNYDFGRCPRVYCCGQPCLPVGQSDIPRSSTVKIYCPKCEDTYYPRSKYQGNIDGAYFGTTFPHLFLMTYAHLKPQKPTQSYVPRVFGFKLHKP from the exons ATGTACAGGGATCGAGGAGGCGGGGTTGGGAGGTCGGCCAAATCAGAGATTGTAGGAGGAAGAGGGCCCTTGGATCGAAAGCGCATCGTGAATGATGCTCTGGACAAGCACCTAGAGAAGTCCTCTCCGTCCACTTCGAGGGGGATCAACACTAAGGATAAGGAGAGATCGTTGGTCACTTCCACTTCCACCGGAAAAGCGCAGCTTGATCACCGTGACTCCCGCTCCGCCTCCCTCGCGAAGAACAAAGGCTCTGATG AGGAATCTGAAACCGACAGTGAAGAGTCAGATGTCAGTGGTTCTGATGGAGATGACACCGCTTGGATTTCATGGTTCTGCAACTTGCGAGGAAATGAGTTTTTCTGTGAAGTTGATGATGAATACATCCAAGACGATTTTAATCTTTGTGGCCTGAGCAGTCAAGTTCCTTATTATGATTATGCACTTGATTTAATTTTGGACGTCGAATCTTCTCATG GAGATATGTTCACTGAAGAACAGAATGAGTTGGTAGAATCAGCGGCTGAGATGCTGTATGGTCTGATTCATGTGCGGTACATATTGACTACGAAGGGAATGACTGCCATG TTAGAGAAGTACAAAAACTATGACTTCGGAAGATGTCCGAGAGTTTACTGTTGTGGTCAGCCGTGCCTTCCTGTTGGTCAGTCGGACATTCCTCGTTCGAGTACTGTTAAAATATACTGTCCTAAATGTGAAGACACATATTACCCTCGGTCCAAGTACCAAGGCA ATATTGATGGAGCTTATTTTGGTACCACCTTTCCTCATTTATTTCTTATGACATATGCACACCTAAAGCCGCAGAAGCCAACGCAGAGTTATGTCCCAAGAGTTTTTGGCTTCAAGCTTCACAAGCCCTGA
- the LOC119982226 gene encoding cytochrome c oxidase-assembly factor COX23, mitochondrial, with the protein MGPGAATASEPPYPSTARLSDSQCYDQYTASLKCLEVFKSDKSKCQEHFDIYKACKKKEREARLERNKSRSLFS; encoded by the exons ATGGGTCCGGGAGCTGCAACTGCAAGCGAGCCGCCATATCCAAGTACTGCGAGACTTTCTGACTCTCAGTGCTACGATCAATACACGGCCTCTCTGAAAT GTTTGGAAGTATTTAAATCTGATAAGAGTAAATGTCAAGAACATTTTGACATATACAAGGCATGCAAGAAGAAAGAG AGGGAAGCTCGATTGGAACGCAACAAGAGTCGATCCTTATTCTCAtga
- the LOC119982958 gene encoding cytochrome P450 714C2-like, which translates to MAKLILSMVLGGIVALILHIYSIFVVKPQKVRSKLQEQGIRGPSPSFLLENIREMTSIQVQALQSAQKKSPKAGNGIAHDWPFTVFQYLHKWIDEYGTTFIYSNGSIQTLCTTDIDIVKKISLCTSLSLGKPSYLSKDRRPLLGQGILSSSGPIWAHQRRIIAPEFYLDKIKDMVNLMVDSTRLVLNSWESRIEKEGRLADINIEEDLRNLSADIISRACFGSNYSEGEEIFQKLRTLQSVMSKATIGIPGLRYMPTQNNREIWKLKKDIDSMILKVVNQRAAGTHEQDLLQMILKGAKHGSDVNEGLPSDVSLDKFIVDNCKNIYFAGHETTAITATWSLMLLAAHPYWQARARAEVLEIYKDKAPSADMFRNMKTLTMVIQETLRLYPPAVFVDRTALEDIEFKDIWIPKGLNLQIPIAILQQSPDLWGPDAHQFNPGRFVNGILGACKSPQAYMPFGIGSRICIGQQFAMTQLKVILSLVLSKFSFSLSPKYNHSPVFKLVVQPENGVHLHLKRLS; encoded by the exons ATGGCTAAGCTCATCTTATCAATGGTTTTGGGTGGAATTGTTGCGCTGATATTACACATCTATAGTATTTTTGTTGTGAAGCCACAAAAGGTTAGATCAAAGCTGCAGGAGCAAGGGATTAGAGGACCTTCCCCATCTTTTCTACTGGAGAATATCCGTGAAATGACAAGTATTCAAGTCCAAGCCCTTCAATCAGCTCAAAAAAAGAGTCCAAAGGCTGGGAATGGGATTGCTCATGACTGGCCTTTCACTGTCTTTCAATATTTGCATAAGTGGATAGATGAATATG GAACAACTTTCATATATTCAAATGGAAGCATACAGACATTGTGCACAACAGACATAGACATTGTGAAGAAAATCAGCCTGTGCACATCTTTGAGCCTGGGGAAGCCTTCTTATCTATCCAAAGATCGTAGGCCGCTGTTGGGCCAGGGCATTCTATCATCGAGTGGCCCAATTTGGGCCCATCAAAGGAGGATAATCGCTCCTGAATTCTACCTTGATAAAATTAAG GATATGGTGAACCTAATGGTGGATTCTACAAGGTTAGTTCTAAATTCCTGGGAGAGCAGAATTGAAAAAGAGGGAAGACTTGCAGACATCAATATTGAGGAGGACTTGAGAAACCTCTCTGCAGATATAATCTCAAGGGCTTGTTTTGGTAGTAATTATTCCGAGGGTGAAGAAATATTCCAAAAGCTGAGAACCCTTCAAAGTGTTATGTCTAAGGCAACAATAGGAATTCCTGGCTTGAG GTACATGCCGACCCAAAACAATAGAGAAATATGGAAACTGAAGAAAGATATTGATTCGATGATACTAAAGGTTGTGAACCAGCGCGCGGCTGGTACACATGAGCAGGACCTGCTACAAATGATACTCAAGGGTGCAAAACATGGTAGTGATGTCAATGAGGGTCTTCCATCTGATGTTTCCCTTGACAAGTTCATAGTTGATAACTGCAAGAACATATACTTTGCTGGCCATGAGACTACTGCCATCACTGCAACATGGAGCCTAATGTTGTTAGCTGCACACCCATACTGGCAAGCTCGAGCCCGTGCTGAGGTACTTGAAATTTATAAAGATAAAGCTCCCAGCGCTGATATGTTTCGGAACATGAAAACT CTTACCATGGTGATTCAAGAGACATTGCGCCTTTACCCACCAGCAGTTTTTGTGGATAGAACAGCTCTGGAGGATATTGAGTTCAAAGACATTTGGATTCCGAAAGGCTTGAACCTCCAAATCCCAATAGCTATATTACAGCAAAGTCCTGATCTATGGGGGCCTGATGCACACCAGTTCAATCCAGGAAGGTTTGTCAATGGCATTCTGGGGGCTTGCAAGAGTCCACAGGCTTATATGCCATTTGGAATCGGCTCGCGAATCTGTATTGGCCAACAATTTGCCATGACACAGCTGAAAGTGATTCTATCCCTAGTTTTGTCAAAGTTCAGCTTCTCCCTCTCCCCCAAATATAATCACTCCCCCGTGTTTAAGTTAGTGGTGCAACCAGAAAATGGAGTTCATCTCCATTTGAAGAGATTGTCATGA
- the LOC119982960 gene encoding protein NUCLEAR FUSION DEFECTIVE 6, mitochondrial-like — MASFAAVRSILRYASARSAAARLASRGSSAKVAPLPFRTSGSKSLSQRTFRYPVELSSCVDTLLPYHTATASALMTSMLSIARRSYISFPEDF, encoded by the exons ATGGCCTCTTTCGCCGCCGTCAGATCAATTCTCCGTTATGCCTCAGCCCGTAGCGCTGCGGCGCGCCTCGCCTCCCGGGGTAGTTCCGCCAAAGTTGCTCCATTGCCCTTTCGTACCTCTGGCAGCAAATCCCTATCTCAACGCACTTTCAG GTACCCTGTTGAATTGAGCTCTTGTGTGGATACGCTGCTGCCCTACCACACAGCTACAGCTTCCGCTTTGATGACTTCGATGCTCTCCATTGCTCGCCGTAGTTATATTTCGTTTCCCGAAGATTTTTGA
- the LOC119982959 gene encoding cytosolic sulfotransferase 5-like has product MDSVESLKAKLDQLPQESFAGAFNLYEWEGFWYHQDLIKCGMAIQSKFEALDDDVILTTSMKTGTTWLKALVLCIMKSQSLKEGEEDPLAKANPQASLKSLEEIYFNPNPDISGISSPRLFHTHFPYRALPDSVKNSNCKIVYLVRNPKDTFVSMWDFLNRAKGPNQPGIPLEGAFESFCKGVHLYGPFFDHALEYWRESLNWSDKVLVLKYEDLKRDPKEQVKRLASFLGKPFTKEEDIDSVIWRCSIENLEVNKTGVTDTVRKMPNSTFFRLGVVGDWKNHFTAEMSESLDQVKRKKLEGSGLDLDD; this is encoded by the coding sequence ATGGATTCAGTCGAGTCattgaaggctaaacttgatCAGCTTCCCCAAGAATCATTTGCTGGGGCTTTTAATCTCTACGAGTGGGAAGGATTTTGGTACCACCAAGATCTGATCAAATGTGGAATGGCAATCCAATCCAAGTTTGAAGCACTTGACGATGATGTTATCTTGACAACCTCTATGAAAACCGGCACGACCTGGCTCAAGGCCTTGGTTCTATGCATCATGAAGTCACAAAGCCTCAAAGAAGGAGAGGAGGACCCTTTGGCGAAGGCAAATCCTCAGGCTTCTTTGAAGAGTCTGGAAGAAATCTATTTCAATCCAAATCCGGATATTTCAGGTATATCGTCTCCTAGACTCTTTCATACTCATTTCCCTTACAGAGCTTTGCCAGATTCGGTAAAGAACTCGAACTGCAAGATAGTCTACCTAGTCCGAAACCCCAAAGATACGTTTGTGTCAATGTGGGACTTCCTCAACAGAGCAAAAGGACCCAACCAACCTGGAATTCCACTTGAGGGAGCATTTGAGAGTTTCTGTAAGGGAGTTCACCTGTATGGTCCATTCTTTGATCATGCCCTGGAGTACTGGAGAGAGAGCTTGAATTGGTCAGACAAGGTACTTGTACTGAAGTACGAAGACCTGAAAAGAGATCCTAAAGAACAGGTGAAAAGGCTTGCTTCGTTCCTTGGAAAACCATTCACCAAGGAAGAGGACATTGATAGCGTAATATGGAGGTGCAGCATAGAGAACTTGGAGGTGAATAAGACTGGTGTTACTGATACCGTTCGAAAGATGCCCAATAGCACCTTTTTCAGGCTTGGTGTGGTTGGGGACTGGAAAAACCACTTCACTGCTGAGATGAGTGAGTCCCTTGATCAAGTTAAGCGCAAGAAACTGGAAGGATCTGGCCTTGATCTTGACGATTAA